The sequence GCCCTGGGCATAGCGGCAATTGAGCTGGCGCAGGCGCTCGATCTCATCGAGCGTTTCGACGCCTTCGGCAATTACCATCAAGTCCAGATCGACTGCGAGCGATACCACCGCACGGATGATCGGGCTTTGGGTGTGCGCCATGCCATTGGCCTCGCCCATCTTTACGAAGGCAGCCGGTATCTTGATCGTGTCGAATGGAAAGCGATGCAGGTAACTCAACGATGAGTGACCGGTGCCAAAATCGTCCAGGGCCAAGCCAAGGCCCAGGCTGCGCAGGGCCTGCAGCATGTAGGCCGAATGCTCGGGATTGGTCATCACCTGACCCTCGGTAATCTCGAGCTTGAGGTGGCTGGCCAATTCCTTGTCCTGGCTGACAAGGCTGCGCATGTCGTTGAGCAGCGTCTCGGTGGCCAGCTGCGTGGGGGAGAGGTTGACCGAAATGAAGAACTCTTCGGGCAGGCCGAATGCCGTCATCCAATCCTTGGCCTGGGCGGCGGATTGCTCGAAGGCGAGCCGGCCCAGCTTCTCGATCTGACCCGAGCGCTCAGCCAGGGGCACGAACTCATCGGGACTGACGACGCCGCGGGTCGGGTGGATCCAGCGCATCAGTGCTTCGGCGCCGGCGATCTGGCCGGTCTGGATATCGGTGACGGGCTGGAACTGCACATGCAGTTCGCCCTGCTTCATGCCGCGCTCGAGATCCTCCTCGCTGGCGCGATTATAGGCGGCGATGGAGCGGGCCGAGGCGCGGTAAGCCTCGATGCGGTCGCCGCCCAGGCGCTTGGCGTAGTACATGGCCAGTTCGGCATCGCGCAGCACGTCGGCAGCCGAAGCGGGGTTGCTGTCGTAAATGGTGACGCCGATCGAGGCCGAGAGTGACAGGTCCCGGTCGCCGAAATTGAACGGCGCCTTGAGCGCCTTGCGGATCTGCTCGGCCGTCTCGGCAATCTTGCCGGCGGCCTGTTCGGACGCCAGGATCACCGCAAACTGGTCGCCGGTCACTCGGGCCACGGTGTCGAGCGGCCGCATGATGCGCGCGATGCGGCGGGAGATGGCGAGTAGCACGGAGTCGGCGGCCGAATGGCCGATGCGCTCCTCGAGCTCCATGAAGCGGTCGATATCGATGAGGAACACCGCCGGCTTGGTGCCGCCCGGGGTGCGGGCGCGGACCAAAGCGCGCTCGAGGCGATCAAGGAAGAGCTGCCGATTGGGCAGGCCGGTGAGACTATCGTGGACCGCATCATGCAGCAGGCGCTCGCGGGCGGCCCGGTCTTCCGTCACATCCTGCAGCGTGCCGACGATACGGTTGACCTGTCCGTCGCCTCCGAGCACGGGCTTAACGCGCATGCGGAAGCTGCGATAGCTGCCGTCGTGGCCGGCGATGCGCATATCGGCCGAAACCTTACCGCGGCGCAGTTCCACCAGCGTGTCGAAGGCGGTGCGGAAGCGATCGCGATCATCGGGGTGGACACGATCGAGCCAACGCTTGATAGCGCCGCGCAGCGCACCGCGCTTCTCGCCCAGGCGCGTGGCGAGTTCGTCGCTGACAGCGACGCGGTCGCGCTCGATATTCCAGTCGAAGACGAAGTCGCCAGAGCCCGTCAGGGCCAGGGCCCGACGCTCGACCTCGGAAAGGGTACCGATCGACACCTGCCCCTCGGAAAAGGCGTGCTGCACTGCGGTGAAACCGAGCAGCATGACGATCAGCACCAGCCCGCCGCCCACGGCGGGTTGCGCCACGTCGTTGGACACCTGCCCTGTCACCACGAGCCACGAATAGAACAGCCAGGAAATCAGGATGATCCAGGTCGGCACCAGCAGCACGGCACGGTCATAGCCGCGAAGCGCCAGCAACAGGATGAGGAAGAAGCCCGATCCGCCCAGCAGGGCCAGCACCAGGCGCGCGATAGTTGCGGCAATGGCCGGCTGGAAGAAGGCGAAGGCGAACAGGGCCAGGAACAGCGCGGCCAGACCAAGCGCCAGGTGAATGAAGCGCAGATGCCAGCGATGAAGGTTTAGGTAGATGAAGAGGAAACCGGCCAGAGTGGTGGCTATGCCGGCCTCGGCCGCGGCGCGCAGCGGTTGCATGCCCCCAGCGGGCACACCCAGCACACGACCGAGCACGCCAAAATCGATCAGCAGGTAGATCAGCACCGCCCAGGCAAAGGCGGCGGTGGCGGGGAAGATGCCCCGGCCCTTGACTACGAACATGATAGTGAGGAACACCGCCGCCAGCGACGCAACGCCGAGCACCACGCCACGGAACAGGGTGAAGGAGTTCACATAGTCGCGGTAGGCGTTCGGTTGCCATAGATAGAGCTCGGGCAGTTGTCCGCCCGACAGCTCGGCCACGAAGGTAACCGTGGCGCCGGGGTCGAGCGTCACCTCGAACACATCGGCTTCGCTGTCGGCCAGCCGAACCGGGCGGATGCCGGCGCTTGGTGTCAGGGCGGTGAGGCGGTCGTCGCCCAGATCGGGCTGGAAAATGCCCGAGCCCGGCAGGCGGAAAAAGGGCGCGACAAGCAGGCGCTCGATCTGCTGGTCACTCTCGTTGCGCAGCGCGAACAGCGCGAAATTCGGGTTCGTCCCCTGCTCGGTGGCCAGAACCTCGATGCGGCGGATGATGCCGTCCTCACCCGGCGCGGTCGAAAGCTGCACGCGCCCCTCAGTGCCGGGCTGGACTTCGACCACATCGCTGAGATTGACGGCGTTGACGTCTTCGGGAACCGAAATGACTTCGAACGCAGCCACGGGGGCAAGGGCGGCCAGCGCGAACGCAAGACACATCGCGAGTGCAAAGAGGTGACGCATCGGGGCCGATTATATCCTGCGGTAGGCTTCATTGTGGCAGCGTCCCGGCCAGCGCGCATCAGCGTACCGAGTGCAGGAACGGCATCCTCTTGGCGGGAGCGCCCTTTGGTAGCGGGGATTGACGCTTACGACAAGGTTAGCGGCCTGTTGCCAATTAGCAACGCTTGTGCCGGAGACGGCCTAGGTCCGGCGCGTGTATCGCGCCATTTCGTAGCGTTCCTTGGTCAGGCCCATCAACACATGGTCTTCCCAACGGCCATTGATCTGCAGGTACTTCTCGGCAAAGCCTTCTTCGACAAAGCCGTTCTTTTCCAGCACGCGCCGCGACGGCATGTTGCCCGGCAGGAAGGCGGCGTGGATGCGGTGCAGGTCGAGCGTATCGAAGACAAAGGGCAGGCTCAGGCCCACTGCTTCGCTCATCAGGCCCTTTCCGGCAAACTGCTGGCCCATCCAGTAGCCCAGATTCACGAATTGCGCGGCGCGGCGCCGCACATTGGAGAGCGTGATGCCGCCGACCAGGGTGTCCTCACGGCCGCCAGTCAGAATGATGAAGAAGGAGAAGTCGGTCCCCTGCTCGGCTTCCTCACGGGCGCGCTTGACCCGGCTGGTGAAAACCCTGCGGCCCAGGTCAGCTTCGGTCCAGCGCGGCTCGAATGGCCTGAGGAAGTCGCGGCTGGCGTGGCGCAGAGCATACCAGGCGTCGTAATCGTCCATCTGCGGCAGGCGAAGCGACACGCGCGGGCCATGCAGGGTGATCAGTGGAACGGGAGATGACCAGGGCCACAGCATGGTGTCACGGTTCAGCGCTTGAGGTGGTCACCAATCGCGCCGACATTGGCAAGATTGCCGATGGGACCGATGCCCGCCAGCGTTGGGGCGCTGCCGGAAAATATCTGGGCGGCGACATCCTGCACGCGCTTGGCCGTGATGGCATTGATGCGATCCACCGTTTCCTGCATCGGAATGGGCCTGCCCCATAGGATTTGCTGGCGTGCCAGCTGTCCCGCGCGGGCAGACGGGCTCTCGAGCGACATCAACAGCCCGGCGCGTATCTGGTTGCGGACGCGGATCACTTCGTCATCGGTGATGCTCTCGGTAGCGCGCTTGAGCTCGTCGAGCACGACCGGAACCAGTTCGGCAACCTCGGCCTCGCCGGTCGCCGCGGCAACGCCAAACACGCCACTATCGGCGAAAGCCCAGTGAAACGAATATACCGAATAGCAAAGGCCGCGCTTCTCGCGCACTTCCTGGAACAGGCGGGAGCTCATGCCACCGCCCAAGATTGAGGCCAAGACCTGTGCGGCGTAGAAGCCGTCGGCATTGTAGGCCCGCCCCTCGAAGCCGATCACGATATGGGCCTGCTCGTGGTCGGAGATCAGCCGTTCCTCCCCACCGTGATATTCTGCGCGTTGCGGTGCCGGTGCGCCATTGGGCTTGAGGTCGGCGAAGCGCTGGCGGGCGACGTCGACCAACTGGTCATGGTCGACATTGCCGGCGGCCGCCATCACCATGTGGTCGCCGACATAGTTGCGGCTCATATATTTGCGGACGGTGTCGGGCGTGAACTCCCGCACCGAATCTACCGTACCCAGGATGGTGCGGCCGATTGGCTGGGAAGGAAAGGCCGCCTGCTGGAACAGGTCGAAGACGTGATCGTCCGGATTGTCGCGGGCGGCACCGATCTCCTGGACGATGACCTGCTTTTCGCGCGTCAGCTCTTCTTCCTCGAAGAGCGAATTCTGCAGAATGTCGCTGAGGATGTCAGCGGCGAGCACCACGTCTTCCTTGAGCACGCGGGCGAAGTAGCCGGTATGTTCGATGGAGGTGGCGGCATTGAGGTCGCCACCGACATTCTCGATGGCTTCGGCGATCTGCAAGGCGGAGCGCGAGGTGGTACCCTTGAAAGCCATATGCTCAAGCAGATGGGAGATGCCGTGCTCGGCCTTGCGCTCACTGCGCGCGCCTGCCTTCACCCAGACTCCCAGGGAGGCGCTCTCGAGATGCGGCATGTCGTCGGACAGCACAACCATGCCATTATCGAGGGTCGTCGATTGTACGCTCACGCAGGGCTCCTTCACGAGGCCTGGCGGTCGAGCGACCGCGTGGCCTCCCGTATCGTCAGGCAGCGCGCGTACGCGCCGAAATGAACTCTTCGACCGCATGCTGGTCGTTGGCAAGGACGGCAAGCCGTTCTTCCCGGCTATGCAGGTCAGCCAACCAGGCCGGCAGCGCCGCATCGACGCCCGAAGCCTCCTTGACGGCGGCCGGGAACTTGGCCGGATGGGCGGTACCCAGCGTGACCATCGGGGTCGCCCCCAGATGCGCCCGTGCCACGTGAACGCCGACAGCCGTATGGGGGTCGAGAAGATAGCCCGATGCCTTCAGCGTGGTGGCTATCGTGGCTTTGGTCTCGGCCTCGCCCGTGGTGCCGGCGGCGAAATCGCGGCGGATGGTGGCCAGTGCGTTTTCCGGCAGGGCGAAGCCGCCAGACTGCTTGAGACCGTCCATCATGCGGACAACGGCCCCCGCATCGCGACCCGCCCCCTCAAACAGCAGCCGCTCGAAATTGGATGAAATCTGGATGTCCATCGACGGGCTGATGGTCGGAGCGACACCGTCCATCTCGTAGCGGCCGGTGTCCATCGTCCGTCGCAGGATGTCATTGGCATTGGTGGCGATAACCAGCCGATCGATCGGCAGCCCCATCGCCTTGGCGCAATAGCCCGCAAAGATGTCGCCAAAATTCCCGGTTGGCACGGTGAAGCTCACCTTGCGGTGGGGAGAACCCATCGAAACCGCTGCGGTGAAGTAA comes from Devosia oryziradicis and encodes:
- a CDS encoding M16 family metallopeptidase, whose amino-acid sequence is MSVQSTTLDNGMVVLSDDMPHLESASLGVWVKAGARSERKAEHGISHLLEHMAFKGTTSRSALQIAEAIENVGGDLNAATSIEHTGYFARVLKEDVVLAADILSDILQNSLFEEEELTREKQVIVQEIGAARDNPDDHVFDLFQQAAFPSQPIGRTILGTVDSVREFTPDTVRKYMSRNYVGDHMVMAAAGNVDHDQLVDVARQRFADLKPNGAPAPQRAEYHGGEERLISDHEQAHIVIGFEGRAYNADGFYAAQVLASILGGGMSSRLFQEVREKRGLCYSVYSFHWAFADSGVFGVAAATGEAEVAELVPVVLDELKRATESITDDEVIRVRNQIRAGLLMSLESPSARAGQLARQQILWGRPIPMQETVDRINAITAKRVQDVAAQIFSGSAPTLAGIGPIGNLANVGAIGDHLKR
- a CDS encoding GNAT family N-acetyltransferase, with protein sequence MLWPWSSPVPLITLHGPRVSLRLPQMDDYDAWYALRHASRDFLRPFEPRWTEADLGRRVFTSRVKRAREEAEQGTDFSFFIILTGGREDTLVGGITLSNVRRRAAQFVNLGYWMGQQFAGKGLMSEAVGLSLPFVFDTLDLHRIHAAFLPGNMPSRRVLEKNGFVEEGFAEKYLQINGRWEDHVLMGLTKERYEMARYTRRT
- a CDS encoding EAL domain-containing protein — its product is MRHLFALAMCLAFALAALAPVAAFEVISVPEDVNAVNLSDVVEVQPGTEGRVQLSTAPGEDGIIRRIEVLATEQGTNPNFALFALRNESDQQIERLLVAPFFRLPGSGIFQPDLGDDRLTALTPSAGIRPVRLADSEADVFEVTLDPGATVTFVAELSGGQLPELYLWQPNAYRDYVNSFTLFRGVVLGVASLAAVFLTIMFVVKGRGIFPATAAFAWAVLIYLLIDFGVLGRVLGVPAGGMQPLRAAAEAGIATTLAGFLFIYLNLHRWHLRFIHLALGLAALFLALFAFAFFQPAIAATIARLVLALLGGSGFFLILLLALRGYDRAVLLVPTWIILISWLFYSWLVVTGQVSNDVAQPAVGGGLVLIVMLLGFTAVQHAFSEGQVSIGTLSEVERRALALTGSGDFVFDWNIERDRVAVSDELATRLGEKRGALRGAIKRWLDRVHPDDRDRFRTAFDTLVELRRGKVSADMRIAGHDGSYRSFRMRVKPVLGGDGQVNRIVGTLQDVTEDRAARERLLHDAVHDSLTGLPNRQLFLDRLERALVRARTPGGTKPAVFLIDIDRFMELEERIGHSAADSVLLAISRRIARIMRPLDTVARVTGDQFAVILASEQAAGKIAETAEQIRKALKAPFNFGDRDLSLSASIGVTIYDSNPASAADVLRDAELAMYYAKRLGGDRIEAYRASARSIAAYNRASEEDLERGMKQGELHVQFQPVTDIQTGQIAGAEALMRWIHPTRGVVSPDEFVPLAERSGQIEKLGRLAFEQSAAQAKDWMTAFGLPEEFFISVNLSPTQLATETLLNDMRSLVSQDKELASHLKLEITEGQVMTNPEHSAYMLQALRSLGLGLALDDFGTGHSSLSYLHRFPFDTIKIPAAFVKMGEANGMAHTQSPIIRAVVSLAVDLDLMVIAEGVETLDEIERLRQLNCRYAQGFAFGAAMTGAELGKKLAAQMGR